The genomic stretch TAGGTCGGCAGAGACGCAGGTGGCCAGGACCAGCATCTCcatctggctgctggccctggtgtccTACGCGCCATTCCTGGCCGGCGTCGTCTTCGACGCGGCCAACCGGCGCTGCCACGGCGAGCTGTACCCAGGGGTGTACATCTTCAGGAACTGCACGGCCATACTGATCACCCTCACCTGCCTGGGCAACCCCCTGCTCTACACGCTGCGGCTCCGGGCGCTGGGGGCCCGGCTGAAGGCGCTGCGCGGCCTCTGGGCCTCGCGCGTGAGGGCCTGCGCTGTCGACCATGTCTGAGCAAACCCACCCACCCCATCCCAGGGTGGTGTAGTGGGATAAATGAGTGATGccatgattgactctcacaattaacagacaaatatcatGTGTATAGGTTGAGAAAAGTtgtatagatttatagttgtgttgTGCATGGCCTCTGGGCCTCTCGTGTGAGGGCCTGTGCTGCCATCGGCCATGTCTGAGCAAACCCACCCACCCCATCCCAGGGTGATGTGTTGTGATAAATGAGGAATGTCGAGGtggactctcacaattaatagacaaATATCGTATGTGTAGGTTGAGAAAAGTTGTATAGGTTTATGGTTGTGTTGTGTGCGGCCTCTGGGCCTCACGTGTGAGGGCCTGTGCCGCCATCGGCCATGTCTGAGCAAACCCACCCACCCCATCCCAGGGTGATGTGTTGGATAAACGAGGAATGCCATGGtggactctcacaattaacagacaaatagcAGGTGATAAGTTGAGAAAAGTTGTATGGTTTATGGTTGTGTTGTACCCCCTCGTGTGGGTACAATTTAACAAGGGACAGCTGTCAagggagggctgggagggctggcttgtcactgTGGTGACACCTGAGCtccagtcaggatttgaggaggagatctccaccactggacagtgaagaaggggttgatggacagaactttgggaggggttaaagggttaaaaagaaaaacctccattgtgagggggctgagcacatggtggggaaaatcttttgTTCCCAGCGCcgtaaccttttttctttcttcagccTTCTGCTGCATTTTTGGTAAGGTTTAATagaccttcctaaactatgaaaagtgagtagctatttctcacattatgatgcttgtatcccagctgtgtgctctgttaatgctggatattctattctattctgtgcctgcagtgctggttctgagagcaaaggtggggagaagcagcagcacggAGTTTGTTATCAGAGGCTGCACTCGCTGCTCTAAAAGCAGCACTGCTCCACTTTCTGAGCTGCACTGTGCtctctgggcactgacagagcacaACAGAGCACTCCTTTGCTGTTCAGTTGCTTTAGCTGGCTGAGGCAgagttttccctggactgttcatttttatttcccttttcttggaactgttcaaacctgcttTGCTCTGGGACCCGGGGAGCACTGAGAGCTTGCACTCTGTGGCCTCAGGGCTCCTCTGGGcagcagcctttcccagagccacagggactgataacagagtgtGAACAGTGCATATGCTGTGGCTCCACGCAGATGTTTACTGGATGTATTTTGTTGTAGTGATTAGCAGTGCTGTGTTAACATTTTAGTAGGATGGAAAATGTAGTTTTGTAGGGAAatggtaacttttgtagttaaaataggaactatgtaagtgggatattttttgaagaaaggaatgaggcacttgcaccagacagcagccacaggacacctcaatctttcagagaaaaatcatttattgctccattatcagaagaagcTGACTTGTTCCTGAAAGACGTACCCAGatcgtctgtaactctttgtttctattgtctcatattgtcctaatcccaattatcaaaattattattactctaattatattactatttttataaccattttattgctattaaactttggaaattttaaaaccaagtgattggtgtttttcacgtGACATCAGCTCATGCttctggctctgctgctcctctgtggtATTTCATCAACGCACAGCAACAAAATCCCATGGAAACCCACACAGTGAGGATGTTCTGACATTGATCACACACAGTCCCAGCCACTTGGGGTTTTCAGGGATTTCTTTCCAGTTTCTTTGCTTTGTTGTTTCCTAATCTTTATATCTATCTATATTCCTCTCTAACTCTCTATATTtctctatttatatatatatatatatatatacaattttatttatttatctatttatttattttctattaaTATGTGTTATACATGCCCATATCTATACCTCTACCCCTATCTCGATATAtacatctctctctccactcctCCTTCTTTCTTCCCCCATACACAGCgctctctctatatatatctatatccgTATATCTCTTTATGTTTATCTATTTATAGAAATATCTCTAAATAGCTCGATAAATCGCCCTGGCTACGGCTGCGCTCGGCGGTCGATTAACCACGCCTGCCTGGCGGCGCTCGATTGGCAGCCCTGGCCGGTGGAGCGGAAGCGGAAGTGGGAGcggaagcggcgggagcggccatGAGGGCGCCGGGGCCGTGCGCGGAGTGCGGGGCGGGGGCCGCGGCCCGGTACCGCTGTCCGCGCTGCGGCAGCGCCTAGTGAGCGAGGGACGGGCTGGGGGGAGCGGGGGCACGGCCCGGTACCGCTCAGTGAGCGAGGGACGGGCTGGGGGGAGCGGGGGCACGGCCCGGTACCGCTCAGTGAGCGAGGGACGGGCTGGGGGGAGCGGGGGCACGGCCCGGTACCGCTCAGTGAGCGAGGGACGGGCTGGGGGGAGCGGGGTCAATGCCCGGTACCGCTCAGTGAGCGAGGGACGGGCTGGGGTCACGGCCGGTACCGCGGGCTGAGGGTGCGGTCCCGGGCCCGTTTCTCACGCCGTTCTCCCCGCAGCTGCTCCGTGCCGTGCTGCCGGACCCACCGCGGTGAGTGCGGGCCGGGCTAACCGGGGCTAACCGGGGCTCACCAGGGATAAGCGGGGCTGACCGGCTGTGTCCGCAGAGCGCTGCGCGCCCGGTGCCCggcgggaggaggaggcggcCGGGCCCGGATCCCCCCCTGCCCCCGCCGGCAGCCCCGCGGCCCCGGAGGAAATCGTgggcgaggaggaggagcaggaccgCGTCCCGCCGCAGAAACTGCAGCTGCTGGGTAACAAACCCCGCTCCTGGCAAATACTGAGATAAGCACGCGGTGTGGGAGAGCGATGCTGTGCTCGCCTCCTTTGGTGTTAAATTCCTTTAGGTAGTGCTGTATTCATCTCCTTTAAGTGGTGTGGTAAATACCGTTTTTAGGCTGTAGCATAACATTAAAATAGAAGCGATGTGATGTGCGATACTTCTTGTAACTAGCTCAAAGAATGGAAAAGATAATCGAGAATCTCCTCACATTATCCTCTCTGGATGGAGATAACAACAAACGGACACCATGATCCCGAGAGAAGAATTATTGCTTCCTTATCAGGAAAGCTCAGACTTGGAGGAACCAACAAaactgatttacaagatgaagggggGAAGTTGAAATTGAGCAGAAACACCCTGGTTTGAGAGGAATGATTGAATCATCTATGAGATATATAATTATACAATAAGCTATTGCATTTAAGgggtaatcctttgttagcaagggCTGCTTTGGGGCAGAGTGGGAGTCTGTAATTCTTTGTTTTTTATTGCCCAAACTTTAGTTGTCTAAATTCTTATTGTCCTAATTTTCCTGCCTCTTTTCCCCACTCTTTTCCAACTTCTAACACTTTAACAGCAGTGCCTGGGTTTTCCAGGGGGCCGAGCTTTCCCTGAGAGCGCTGTGACAGTTCCCTGGCAGTCGCTGTGTCCCCGGGAAGGTTTGCTGGCCCCGGGCCCTGCTGTAACTCAGCTGTAACTCCGTTTTTCCCCTCCCTGCGCAGGGGAATCGGCGGAGCTGCGGGAGTTGCTGCGGAACCCGCACctgcggcagctgctgctggccctggagcaGGCTCGGGACAAGAGCTCCCTCCTGAGGCGGCTGATGCAGGAGCCGCTGTTCCTCGAGTTCGCCGACTGCTGCCTGGGCATCGTGGAGCCTCCCGAGGAGAAGGAGAACGTGCTCCCCGTCCTCGCCGAGTGAGctttgctgctggggcagtgggcGTTGTGTCGTTCGTGCCGGGGATTTGTGCTTGGTGAGGTTTGGGTGCACTCTGCTCTGTCCTtggctgctgtgcccctgggTGTCGCTGCTCTgagctcaggctggagctgacaAACAGGGGCAGAGCTGTGCCGGGACTTTCCTTTTTACATCTGGGGGTTGACCTTGGTACTCTGTGGAATTCCTGGGCAGCCACAGGAAATGTTGCTTCACAGTGacaatattaaatatatttacatTAATTTTAATCCATGAGCACTCtgaaattttttgttttttactctCAAATGTTTTTGTTGGGAAGGGTCAGACACCTTGAGAAGGCATTGAGCAGTTTATTTTAAATGACATACACAGAGCAGCTGAACATTTTCAAGATCCATGAGCAGCAAAGGAGGGTTCAGAGCACTCCTGGGCAGGGTGGTGCTGTCTGGGAGCTCTGCACACACCTGGCAGCTGTGAGAGCTCTCTGATTTTGGTCCTGTAGATAAAAGcaagagcccagccctgcttttCCCTGAGACATCTGCCCCAGctggctgctcctcacccccctGGGACACTGGTGCTCACTCAGGACGGTTGCAGGAATCAGGAATGTTTATTTGCATTATTATTTGCTCACTCTGcctgctgcaggcagctcagTTCAAGTATTCATTGCTTCAAGCACCTGATCTGTTTGGCATTGATTTGTTCCCATAGTGTTGATATTTCCTGTAACGTgggggggagcaggagctgctcccagccacagcaaACGCAATTTAATGTTATTTAAGGTTATTATGATGTGCATTAtgaggtgtgtccctgtccctcacgCTGGACGTACAAGGCAGCGCTGGGGAAGCTCTGAGGTAGCAGCAGAAGGGGACACTGAGTGATTTGGAAGCAGCAGCTTGCagggagcccccctggaggccaggcCAGGGCTATGTGGGCAGGAGCTCCTGTCTGTCCAGCAGGATCTGGTTGAGTCCCGTGATGGAAAACGCCTCCGTGTGGGGGCTGACGGTGGCAAAGTGCAGGGGGGACCTCCTGCAGTGGAACCTGACAGGGCCCTGCGGGGACAAGAGAGGAGAGTTCAGCCAGGTGGGCAGCTGGTTTTGTTACATTTAGCTCTGGGGTGTGTGAACCACTGGGCCATGAGGACAGAGGAGTCCTCGCAAATGGGCTGAAGAGAACTGGTCACTGCAGAGATGCCAGCACTGAACTGGACTGAGATCAGCTCACACTCTGGAGGTTGGGGTGCTCAGCACTGCCCTTGCAGCAGCTCTGGCATTTCCTGCACGCAGAATTTGATGCCAACACAACAATGTCCCCCCCAGACCCGAGGGAGATTTGTAAGTGCAGTTTCTGAGGGCAGGCAGTGGGAGATGCCACCCCAAGCTGCAGACAGGAGGGAGGGGTGGGTGGGTACCTGTGGGAGGGCTCTGATGGAGGCGATGCCACAGCCCAGGTGTCCCCTGGGGCTCTCCTG from Melospiza melodia melodia isolate bMelMel2 chromosome 21, bMelMel2.pri, whole genome shotgun sequence encodes the following:
- the ZNHIT3 gene encoding zinc finger HIT domain-containing protein 3 encodes the protein MRAPGPCAECGAGAAARYRCPRCGSAYCSVPCCRTHRERCAPGARREEEAAGPGSPPAPAGSPAAPEEIVGEEEEQDRVPPQKLQLLGESAELRELLRNPHLRQLLLALEQARDKSSLLRRLMQEPLFLEFADCCLGIVEPPEEKENVLPVLAE